One Eurosta solidaginis isolate ZX-2024a chromosome 5, ASM4086904v1, whole genome shotgun sequence DNA segment encodes these proteins:
- the Edc3 gene encoding enhancer of mRNA-decapping protein 3, with translation MGDAWLDKAVSIQCHGNLGVFQGVIKRICESEITIIRAFRNGIPLKKQTAEVTLRSQDIVDINVIPSSNVQSTVTTTDIKKPKPVKTPNFSKAGKIALALPNSDGVYERNETVSASLPNNIQHNKYKNSISEVTNKMSKLKVDTNKCKSNQKLESRFNEGKEVPCNSTVKEFFGNMLPPKVEARLCTSRFPTSPNTTKAYDVDHIETGNRMCEEATGFSRPIDTSLNVNTTNACESNEFPNPPEFSTIGNVNGKMRYTSGGTNNSNGGSNRKQRKQLRKDIGNTKRNQAFTTSTDDPLMHEDFDFEGNLALFNKQEIWDTIEAEQKPDLVRQTSNAMKKYRHDENVLVSEPVRLRQIENIFGGSTEFVTDEGLIIPTIPSFVRAKIETLAAKEGLSLPRQLDILARGVTDLAISLLGGARRLTPTNYHQWPIIVIICAKANNSRTCDIGAATGRQMASHGLKVLLYLEEELMDNTKSKEISLFKATGNVVVHSVNELPSPDLVILSTDSKILTGRVRKWLSENRASILAVDPPSEGIKDVSIKYAILPTLPLNGISSNNYGKLYLCNLGIPDKYYRDAGINYKSPFGHKFVIPIHSKE, from the exons ATGGGAGATGCGTGGTTGGACAAAGCCGTCTCTATACAGTGCCATGGGAACTTGGGTGTTTTTCAAGGTGTAATTAAAAGGATATGTGAATCTGAGATAACAATTATACGTGCATTTCGCAATGGTATACCACTAAAGAAGCAAACGGCGGAAGTGACTTTGAG ATCGCAAGATATTGTTGATATTAATGTGATACCTTCTTCTAACGTACAAAGTACTGTTAccacaacggatataaaaaagccgAAACCCGTAAAAACACCAAATTTTTCAAAGGCAGGTAAAATTGCACTTGCGCTACCCAACAGTGATGGTGTTTATGAAAGAAATGAAACAGTATCCGCCTCATTACCCAATAATATTCAACACAACAAATATAAGAATTCCATTAGCGAAGTAACAAATAAAATGTCTAAACTTAAAGTTGATACCAACAAGTGTAAAAG TAATCAAAAATTGGAAAGTAGATTTAATGAAGGTAAGGAAGTACCTTGTAATTCTACAGTTAAGGAATTTTTTGGAAATATGCTACCGCCAAAAGTAGAAGCACGTCTTTGTACATCCCGTTTTCCTACATCTCCAAATACGACCAAGGCCTATGATGTTGATCACATAGAAACGGGGAATAGGATGTGTGAAGAGGCGACAGGATTTTCAAGACCTATTGATACAAGCTTAAATGTGAATACCACAAATGCATGCGAATCTAACGAGTTTCCCAATCCGCCTGAGTTTTCAACCATTGGCAATGTTAATGGAAAAATGCGTTACACTAGCGGTGGAACAAATAACAGTAATGGCGGCAGCAATCGCAAACAACGAAAACAATTACGTAAAGATATTGGTAATACCAAACGAAATCAAGCGTTTACCACTTCAACGGATGATCCATTAATGCATGAAGATTTTGATTTTGAGGGTAATTTAGCTCTATTTAATAAACAAGAAATTTGGGATACAATTGAAGCAGAACAAAAACCAGATTTGGTACGTCAAACTTCAAATGCAATGAAAAAATATCGGCATGATGAAAATGTATTGGTTAGTGAACCAGTAAGACTGCGCCAAATTGAAAATATCTTTGGTGGTTCAACAGAGTTTGTTACTG ATGAGGGTCTCATTATTCCAACCATTCCTTCATTTGTACGTGCAAAAATTGAAACTTTAGCTGCCAAGGAAGGTCTTTCACTGCCGAGACAATTGGACATACTTGCAAGAGGTGTGACGGATTTAGCCATATCATTATTGGGCGGAGCTAGAAGACTTACACCAACTAACTACCATCAATGGCCAATTATTGTTATAATATGTGCAAAAGCAAATAATTCAAG AACTTGTGATATTGGTGCTGCCACTGGACGTCAAATGGCATCTCATGGGCTTAAAGTTTTACTCTATTTAGAAGAGGAACTTATGGACAACACCAAAAGCAAAGAGATTTCACTTTTTAAAGCAACAGGCAATGTTGTTGTACATTCAGTAAATG AACTGCCTTCTCCGGATTTAGTGATTTTATCAACAGACTCAAAAATCTTGACTGGTAGAGTAAGGAAATGGCTAAGTGAAAATAG aGCTTCAATTCTTGCAGTTGATCCTCCATCCGAAGGAATAAAAGATGTCAGCATTAAATATGCGATTTTACCAACATTACCTTTAAATGGCATCTCATCCAATAATTATGGAAAGTTATACTTATGTAACTTGGGTATACCGGATAAATATTATCGTGATGCTGGTATTAATTACAAAAGTCCCTTCGGCCACAAATTTGTGATACCAATACATTCAAAggaataa